The sequence GGCCTTTTTCAAAACTTCCAGCGCCAGCACCTCGGCTTCCTTCAGGGCGCCGCGGAAGTCCCGATAGGATTCGAGAATCCGCCGCTCGCGCTCGATCTGGTCCAAGGCGTCGCGGTTTACCCCCAGGTAGGTGGCTTTAATCTTCTCGAAGCGGGAACTGATGTCGCCGCGGGTCACCTTCTGCCAGATGTTGGCCAGCCGCTCCCGGGTGTCGATGCGGCCGTCCTCGATCTGCTCCACCAGGCTGCGGGCGTCGTCGCGGATGGAATTGAAGGCGCTGGCCACATCCTGGTAGCGCTGGCCGATGGCCATGCCGGACACCTGCTCGCGCACCGCTTCGTTGAATACCGACAGGTGCCCGAGGGTGCGGGCGATCAAGGCGACGCGATCCCGGTCGAGCTCGGAAATCTGCTCGAGCAGGGCGAGCATGGGGGTCTCGCCGCGGGTTTCCGAAACCAGGCCGAGTTCGCGCAAGGCGCCCAGGGCCTTATCCAAATAGGCGAGGGGTTGAGGGAGTTGGGTGGCCATGGTTTCCTCCGCTGCCCGATCCCGTCGCGGCCTTCGGTCCGGGGCCTGGTTGAATTTGCCCTAGGCCGCTCCTTGGGCCGGGATCCCCAAGGACCGATCCAGTTCGGCGAGCAGGGTGCGTTCCGGCTCGCTCACCCGCTCCCCGCCGAAACCTAGAAAGGAACCCTCCGCTGCCGCTTTGGCTACCCGTTGCCCCAGATCCCGCAGGAACTTGCCGTAGGCATCGGCGTCCTCGGCCAAACCCTTGGCCTGGAGGATCTCCCGGGCGCGCCGCGCGTGTTCGAGGGCGGCCTCGCGGAGCGTGGTCCGGACCGTTTCGAAATCCTGGCCCTTGACCCGCGCTTTCACGGCCTCGAGGGAGGCCTGCACCTCCTCCCGCTGGCAGACCTCCCGCAGCAGCGGGTGATTGCCCTGAAGGGCGTCCAGGATCGGCCGCACCGGTGCGATGGCTTCCAGCACGCTGCCGATCAGCCCGCTGCTGCCCGCAGCCGCCACGGCGATCGCCACGAGCTGCGGGGTCTCCCGTAGGACTTGCCAGTCCTGGGCGGAGAAGTCGGTTTTGGTGGCCATGGGAATTGCCTCTGAGTGAAGACTAAACCCAAACACTACGGGCCCGGGCAGCCGAACGCTATCCAAAAACCGTCGATGGCGGCGCTCGGGGGTAATCGGCCGGGGGACCGCCGCTTCCCCCCTGCAGCCTAGGGCGCTGGTTTGGTGGTCAGCTCTCTAAGCAGGGAACTCCCCAAGAGCACGCCGTGGTCATCGAAGAATAAGGACAGGGTCTGCTGGGAAGCCTTGCGGGTGGCCACATCGTAGGCTTGCTGGTGGTACTGCCACACCTCCCAGGCGCCGTCCGGGATCCGGGTCAAGGGGAACGGGGCTCCCCCCAGCTGCAGATTGAGCGCCGGCAAGGTGATGGTGGTGGGCAACAGGGCCTTGCCTTCCGGCCGGCCGAGCGCGCTTTCCACCTGGCGGCGGGTGGATTGACCCCTGACCAGCCGGGCGAGCGCCTGCTCGTCGAAACCGGCCCGGGGCGGTTGGCCGGTATCGACGAAGGAATAGCCGGTCAGCACCCCCTTGCTGAACTCGCAGGCCAGGAACCGGTACTGCGGGCGTTGGTCGGCGCCGGGATAGGGATCGAAGTAGAACACGACTTCCCGAGTGGTGGCGTCGAGGTTACGGGCATTGACCTCATCGGGCGGGCCGTAGCGGTGTACGATCTCCTCCCGTGCGGTTTGCCCGAGGCGGGCCTCCTCCAGGGGGGCAAGCGGAGTCGCGCGGCCGAGGAAGGCGTCGCGCCAGCTGCCGCAGCCCGACAGGGCGAGACTCGCCAACAGCAGCCAGCAAGGATGTTTCATGGCATCGGGGGTTTTCGGGGGTGAGGCCGGGCCGTTCGGGAGCCCGTTCATAGCACAAAAGCCCTGGCGCGTCAGCCCCCGCTCTCGGCCGGCCGCTGAAGCTAGGCCGGTTCTAGATCGTTTTCGGCCACTAGCAATACCACCCGCGAGGGAAACTCGATGAAGTAGTCACTTTCATCGGGGAGGGTACGCCGGGTTCCCGAACGCAGATAACGCACCACCACGGCCTGCTGGCCGACATAGCGGGCATTGTCGATGCTCGGGTGCTTGGGTTTGTAGATGACGCGGGTGCCGATGCCGAACTTTTTACTGTGTAATCCTGGGCCGTCCATTGATGTCCTTGCGCGGTGGGCTCCACGGAGCTGGAGCGGCGCGACGCGCCTTCGCCGTATCTAGTATAAGCGGGTTGGCGGAGCGATAGCGTTGCAAATCAAGGGCCGGCGGAGAAACAACTGCTGCGGGCACTGGGTGGAGACCTTCGATTCGGCCCGAGGGAGAATCCGGCGGCTGTGCCTGGAAGCGCGGCCGCCGGGGTTCGAATCGCGGTTCACGACTCCTGGACGCGACCGGTGATCACCTCACCTAAAGTCGCGCGCATCAACATGGTTCGATGAGGAATCCGAGGCTCTCAGCGCCGTGCGCTTTCCACCTGCTTTTCGACCTCGGCCTTGGTTTCCTCGTAGGCTTTGTAAGGCACGCTGGACATTTCCCGGCTCTTGAAGAAAAGCACGCCGACGACGACGACCAGGATGAGCGCGCCGATATAGAACCAGAAATAATCTTTCTCTTGTTCCTCTGCCATGATGACCTCCAAGGGTTCGTTTTTCTCGCAGACAGCTGCGTTGACAGGAAACGCCGGGGGACCGATTCCCCGACCCCCCTCGCGATCCGGTACTTAGATTGCCATGGGCGGGAAAAAAATCCTCATCGTCCTCGGCCATCGGTCGAATGGCGAGGGGGCGCCTTAGCGCAACCACACGGCTGATCGTAAATGGCTAATACCACCCTCAGAAACCAGGCCGGGCGGGTGAGCACGATCCCAATGGCTACCAGGCCCACCACCGGAAACGGCGAAAAATCCAGGACCGAGAGCCCGAGGAGAACGAGCAAGGCGATGGCCCGCATGGCTCTCAAGCGCTGAGTTCCGGCTGCATCGCCCTACCGGGGGCTGGGCTCCCGCCTGCGGTGCTTCAGGGCGCGGCATCCGTGGCCGCATCATGACCCTGGGCGGCTCGGACATCCTCGCCCTTGAATTGGAAGATGGCATATTCGGCTAAGTTTTGGGCGTAATGGCCGATGAGCTCCAGGGATTTTATGACCAGGATCACGCTCACCGCGAAACCGATGTTGCGGGCATCCTCCATGATGTAGGTCATCAGCCGCCTAAGTTCCGCCGGAAATTCTTCGGTCAGTTCGGCTTGGTTTTGAATGATCCAACGGGCCTTGTCTTCATCCCATACGTCAAACACCTCCAAGGCGGCGCGGAGACTGGCGAGGGCCACCTCGCCCACCTTGCCCACCTCCCGCAGCAGCTGCGCGCAGGGGTCGCTCGCCTCGGGGCTGAACAACTGCATGACGATTTGTGCAATACGCACCGCTTCGTCGCCGATGCGCTCCAGGTCGCTGATACTCTTCGAGACCGCGATGACGATGCGCAGGTCCCCGCCCACCGGAGCGCGACGGGCGAGGAGCTGGACGATCTCGCGGTCCACCTGGACTTCCATCTCGTCGGTTTCCCGATCCCAGGTCACCACCTGGTGGGCTAGGGCGAGATCGCGGTTGCGAAAGGCGGCGAGCGCTTGTTGCACTTGGCGCAGCACTAACCCCCCCATTTCCAGCACCAGGTAGTGGAGATGATTCAGCTCGCCGTCATAGCGCTTTACCGTGTGACCCTCGATGTATCCGATCATGGCGTTGCTCCGCTAGGGGTGTGGCAAGGAATCGGGGCCCCGGTGGAACCGGGTTTCTGAGCCCTAAGGTTTCAACCAAGGGATCTCCGGACTGTCCGGCAGATAAAAGCAAAACAGCGCGATCAGCAGGTACACGCTCAACAGCTGAACGCCCTTGAACCAGTTGGATTTGCCGTCGCTGACGATCATGGAAAAGATCAGTATCGACAACAGCATAATGGTGATGCCAGCATTGCCCAGGACCAGAGTCAAGGGCTTGGGGGCGAGGTAATAGCTCATCAGGGTCAGGACCGGCGCCACGAACAGGGAGATCTGGATACTGCTGCCCACCGCGATGCCCATGGTGAGGTCGAGCTTGTTCTTGCGGGCCATGGCCACCGCGGCGACGCTTTCCGGGGCTCCGCCGATCAAGGCAATAACGATCACCCCGATGAATCCCTTGGAAAGCTTCAAGCTGGCCGCGGTGGCCTCGATCGCCCCGACCAGGACCTCGCTCACCAAGGCCAATACCACCGAGGTCGCGAGCAAGGCCAGCACGGCCACCGCCGGGCGCCAGCGGGCCTCGGTGGGCTCCTCGGCCAGTTCTGGCTGCTTGGGTGCGAAATGGTCCGGATGGGTCTTGAGCATGAACAGCAGGCTCAATCCATAGGTGATCAACAGCACCAAGGCCACGCCGAGATTGAGGCTGGCCTCCTGCTCGGTGAACTCCGGGGGGATGAAGCCTTCGAACAGGCTCGGCACCACGATGCTGATGACCGCCAGCATCAGGATTGAGCGCTGGATCCGGGCGCCGCGCCGGTTGTACTTCTGCACATGGTATTTGAGGCCACCGATGAGGAAGGACAGCCCGACCACAAACAGCAGGTTGCCGAGTACCACGCCCACGATGGAGGCCTTGACCACTTCCAGCAGACCGGCGCGCAAGGCCATCAGGGAGATGATCAACTCCGGCGCATTGCCGAAGGTGGCATTGAGCAGCCCGCCTATAGTCTGGCCGGTGCGGAAGGAAAGCTGCTCGGTGGCCTCGACCATGGCGGCGGCCAATGGCACGATGGCCAAGGCGGCAGTGGCAAAGGTAAGGGCTGCCGGTACGTTGGCGAGATGATCCAGGATCACCGCCAACGGCACGAAAATGAACAAAAATTTCATCGATGTCCGGGCGCGGGCGGCGGGAAGCCCCGGTAAGCCTTTGGGGAAACGGCGGCTCCGGCGGGGTGGCGAGCAGGCTGACCGAGACCTGCCCGCAGTATAGGTGTTGCCATGTTACTGCCTGATGACGAAAAA is a genomic window of Candidatus Methylocalor cossyra containing:
- the phoU gene encoding phosphate signaling complex protein PhoU, with the translated sequence MIGYIEGHTVKRYDGELNHLHYLVLEMGGLVLRQVQQALAAFRNRDLALAHQVVTWDRETDEMEVQVDREIVQLLARRAPVGGDLRIVIAVSKSISDLERIGDEAVRIAQIVMQLFSPEASDPCAQLLREVGKVGEVALASLRAALEVFDVWDEDKARWIIQNQAELTEEFPAELRRLMTYIMEDARNIGFAVSVILVIKSLELIGHYAQNLAEYAIFQFKGEDVRAAQGHDAATDAAP
- the cax gene encoding calcium/proton exchanger — its product is MKFLFIFVPLAVILDHLANVPAALTFATAALAIVPLAAAMVEATEQLSFRTGQTIGGLLNATFGNAPELIISLMALRAGLLEVVKASIVGVVLGNLLFVVGLSFLIGGLKYHVQKYNRRGARIQRSILMLAVISIVVPSLFEGFIPPEFTEQEASLNLGVALVLLITYGLSLLFMLKTHPDHFAPKQPELAEEPTEARWRPAVAVLALLATSVVLALVSEVLVGAIEATAASLKLSKGFIGVIVIALIGGAPESVAAVAMARKNKLDLTMGIAVGSSIQISLFVAPVLTLMSYYLAPKPLTLVLGNAGITIMLLSILIFSMIVSDGKSNWFKGVQLLSVYLLIALFCFYLPDSPEIPWLKP